The Parashewanella tropica genome window below encodes:
- a CDS encoding porin, with product MKKSFLATAVAGLMLSPVVFAAQLYDNGNTSITGSGAIGAAVVNTNSKTEVINGGSKVHLDFTHKLQNDWKVFGAYEWGVSLAGSPELKVNNDALVSDQKSDFFYNRLGYVGLSHPVYGSLAIGKMWSAWWDVVKDTDNGAIWDGLAAGVYTFKSDGGVNGVGRSDQTIQYRNTFGNLSVAVQAQVKENDFKIDPTSPNSPFPAKGTVPANIAYKNTYGIGLRYKVVPMVTVTAGYNRGKFDIAYNNGSKASDVDKIYGGGIVYGDWDTAGFYAAANYNQTTYHDVDNIGRLIPKSKGVEAEAAYLLDNGLRFYVEYDVLNAGNDYKQAYAGDTFKRANIIGSLQYQVDPQTLLYVEGRVDKSDFKGTHETAMKPADDDGIGVGIKYSF from the coding sequence ATGAAAAAATCCTTTTTAGCAACTGCTGTAGCGGGGTTAATGTTATCTCCTGTTGTGTTCGCTGCTCAGTTATATGACAACGGCAACACATCAATTACAGGTTCAGGTGCTATAGGTGCCGCGGTTGTAAATACTAATAGCAAGACTGAAGTCATCAATGGTGGCAGTAAAGTTCACTTAGATTTTACACACAAATTGCAAAATGACTGGAAAGTATTTGGTGCTTATGAGTGGGGAGTCAGCCTAGCAGGCAGCCCTGAGCTTAAAGTAAACAATGATGCCTTAGTTTCTGATCAAAAAAGTGATTTTTTCTATAATCGTTTAGGGTATGTCGGCTTATCACACCCAGTATACGGCAGTCTTGCTATCGGCAAAATGTGGAGTGCTTGGTGGGATGTAGTAAAAGATACCGATAATGGCGCGATTTGGGATGGTCTAGCAGCTGGTGTTTATACCTTTAAAAGTGACGGTGGCGTAAACGGTGTTGGTCGTAGTGATCAAACCATCCAATATCGTAATACGTTCGGTAACTTAAGTGTCGCTGTTCAAGCCCAAGTTAAAGAGAACGACTTTAAAATTGATCCAACCTCTCCTAACTCTCCATTTCCTGCTAAAGGCACTGTCCCAGCTAACATCGCATACAAAAATACTTATGGTATCGGATTACGTTACAAAGTCGTTCCAATGGTTACTGTAACAGCAGGTTATAACCGAGGTAAATTCGATATTGCCTACAACAATGGTTCTAAAGCCAGTGATGTCGATAAAATTTATGGCGGCGGCATCGTATACGGAGACTGGGATACCGCTGGTTTCTATGCGGCTGCAAACTACAATCAAACCACTTACCATGATGTTGATAACATTGGACGCTTGATCCCTAAATCAAAAGGCGTTGAAGCTGAAGCGGCTTACTTATTAGACAACGGTCTGCGTTTCTATGTTGAGTACGATGTCCTGAATGCTGGCAATGATTACAAACAAGCCTATGCTGGTGATACCTTTAAACGAGCTAACATCATTGGAAGTCTCCAATATCAAGTTGATCCACAAACATTACTTTACGTCGAAGGTCGGGTTGATAAGAGTGACTTCAAAGGTACCCACGAAACGGCTATGAAACCAGCCGATGATGATGGTATCGGTGTAGGTATCAAATACAGCTTTTAA
- a CDS encoding primosomal replication protein, whose product MNSLALISKLVEQLNKLEQEVLQHDAKLAQGECKLLQNTDRFNAQLFLQTGAKLQPCIHQIRTQIQQLEKRLRVGLNKEAIEISCQQIQDQFSAVKRALATTNINLKAARQTKASSRARYLNKQQKVHESSGFEWIASNVMQSSHKLYDELNKHLNWASRIEQKIHALDLQLSSCSSREKLKLQHEILQTHKRLGKCRQAISYIEERIALFERPNSKKGY is encoded by the coding sequence TTGAATTCATTAGCCTTGATAAGTAAGTTAGTCGAGCAACTGAATAAACTTGAACAAGAAGTGTTACAGCACGATGCCAAGCTTGCTCAGGGTGAATGCAAACTGCTACAAAATACTGATAGATTCAATGCCCAACTTTTTTTACAAACTGGAGCAAAACTTCAGCCTTGTATTCATCAGATCCGAACGCAAATTCAACAACTGGAAAAACGTTTGCGAGTAGGGTTGAATAAAGAAGCGATTGAAATCAGCTGTCAACAGATTCAAGATCAGTTCTCAGCGGTTAAGCGGGCTTTAGCCACCACCAACATCAATTTAAAGGCCGCTCGTCAAACTAAAGCATCATCGAGGGCTAGATACCTAAATAAACAACAAAAGGTGCATGAAAGCAGCGGGTTTGAATGGATTGCCAGTAACGTTATGCAAAGTTCTCACAAGCTTTATGATGAACTGAATAAGCATTTGAACTGGGCATCTCGCATTGAGCAAAAAATTCATGCTCTGGATTTACAACTATCGTCATGCTCAAGCAGAGAAAAGCTCAAACTTCAGCATGAAATATTGCAAACCCACAAGCGTTTAGGGAAGTGCCGCCAAGCTATCAGCTACATTGAAGAACGCATTGCATTGTTTGAACGTCCAAATTCAAAAAAAGGCTACTAA
- a CDS encoding DNA polymerase II, with amino-acid sequence MSQQIITGKVLTRRLKNDGKQNLLEYFIATENGCIQVDIASADWICFCHQSDLPKLKQIAPSVNFQAQTVELKSFKLQPVSALYVKSSRDMSLLRRIATEYSIPLFESDIRPEHRYLIERFIAFDVDFFGQFVASDRFSTPRFIADKARSAKQPSQHKLKSVSLDFECAMDGELYSVGLYSDNHQTVFMVGEAIEDAPDYLHFVDNEHQLILALLDWFKECDPDIIIGWAVVTFDLSLLYRRAKYHKIPLTLGRNQSLLTWKVEEKHRPETLSLPGRVVLDGIDWLKAAFYQFESFSLEFVAQELLGEGKAIDDVKNRGTKITDLFHQDKLVLAHYNLTDCRLVWEIFEKTQLWQFAIARSELTGLELGRVGASVAAFNNLYLPHLHRSGYVAPQFPASQGLESPGGYVMDSIPGLYKNVLVLDYKSLYPSIIRTFLIDPKGLIEGEADANSDNVSGFLGASFSRHKPILPNLIAKLNEQRDLAKKDDNQPLSQAIKIIMNSMYGVLGSTGCVFHDAKLASSITMRGHEIMKQTKVWIEELGHKVIYGDTDSTFVWVEDREADFDEIGGELVKIINANWQNKIQKEYELDSFLVLEFEKHYEQFFMPTLRGSEQGSKKRYVGQYRDKNKQLTLSFKGMENVRHDWSQIARRIQFELFERLFNGQPLSQYLSEQLSKLKNADLDNELIFKRKLTRPLEDYTAKSSPHVKVAHQLLVLTGDPKYSKRGCKIEYINTLAGSEPVSLRTSPIDYDYYIDKQIKPIAEPIFAVTNESLVQVLSNQLSLI; translated from the coding sequence ATGTCTCAGCAAATTATCACAGGTAAAGTATTAACTCGTCGATTGAAAAATGATGGGAAACAGAACTTATTGGAATACTTTATAGCCACTGAAAATGGCTGTATTCAAGTTGATATTGCGTCTGCTGATTGGATTTGTTTTTGTCATCAATCTGATTTACCCAAGTTAAAACAAATCGCGCCTTCTGTGAACTTTCAAGCTCAAACAGTCGAATTAAAAAGCTTTAAGCTCCAACCTGTCAGTGCGCTCTATGTAAAATCCAGTCGTGATATGAGCTTACTGAGACGCATCGCTACTGAATATAGTATTCCGTTATTTGAGTCTGATATTCGACCTGAACATAGATATTTAATTGAACGGTTTATTGCTTTTGATGTCGATTTTTTCGGTCAATTTGTTGCGTCAGATCGCTTTTCTACACCAAGGTTTATTGCAGATAAAGCAAGAAGTGCCAAGCAACCAAGTCAACACAAGCTTAAAAGCGTATCACTCGATTTCGAATGTGCAATGGATGGAGAGCTGTATTCAGTAGGGCTATATAGTGACAACCACCAAACGGTGTTTATGGTGGGAGAAGCCATTGAAGATGCGCCAGATTATTTACATTTTGTCGATAATGAGCATCAACTCATTTTAGCCTTGTTAGATTGGTTTAAAGAATGCGATCCTGACATCATCATTGGTTGGGCAGTAGTGACGTTTGATTTAAGTCTACTTTATCGCAGAGCCAAATATCACAAAATACCGTTAACTTTAGGTCGTAACCAAAGCTTGTTAACTTGGAAAGTCGAAGAAAAACATCGCCCTGAAACGCTCTCCCTGCCGGGGCGGGTAGTATTAGATGGTATTGATTGGCTTAAAGCGGCGTTTTATCAGTTTGAGAGCTTTTCGCTAGAGTTTGTGGCTCAGGAGTTACTTGGAGAAGGCAAAGCGATTGATGATGTTAAAAATCGTGGCACTAAAATCACCGACTTATTTCATCAAGATAAATTGGTGTTAGCACATTACAACTTAACGGATTGTCGTTTGGTTTGGGAAATCTTTGAGAAAACTCAACTATGGCAGTTTGCGATTGCAAGGAGTGAACTCACAGGGCTAGAACTTGGTCGCGTTGGTGCTTCGGTGGCGGCATTTAACAATCTATATTTACCTCACTTGCATCGTAGTGGTTATGTAGCACCGCAATTTCCTGCTAGTCAGGGATTAGAAAGTCCAGGTGGGTACGTTATGGATTCAATACCAGGTCTGTATAAGAACGTGTTGGTATTAGATTATAAAAGTCTATACCCATCAATAATCCGAACATTTTTAATAGACCCCAAAGGCTTAATTGAAGGTGAAGCAGACGCGAATAGTGACAATGTTTCCGGATTCTTAGGTGCCAGCTTTAGTCGTCATAAGCCTATTCTTCCTAACTTAATTGCTAAGCTAAACGAGCAACGTGATTTGGCTAAAAAAGATGACAATCAACCCCTCTCTCAAGCGATAAAAATCATCATGAACTCCATGTATGGCGTACTTGGCTCAACAGGTTGTGTGTTTCACGATGCAAAGTTAGCAAGTTCTATAACAATGCGCGGTCATGAGATCATGAAGCAAACGAAAGTGTGGATTGAAGAACTGGGTCACAAAGTCATATATGGAGATACTGATTCAACGTTTGTTTGGGTTGAAGACCGAGAGGCTGATTTTGATGAGATTGGAGGTGAATTAGTCAAAATTATAAATGCTAACTGGCAGAATAAAATACAAAAAGAATATGAACTGGACAGTTTTTTAGTGCTTGAGTTCGAAAAACATTATGAACAATTTTTCATGCCTACTTTGCGTGGTTCTGAGCAAGGGAGCAAAAAGCGATACGTCGGACAATATAGAGATAAAAATAAGCAACTTACCTTGTCATTCAAAGGAATGGAAAATGTAAGGCACGATTGGAGTCAAATTGCTAGAAGGATTCAATTTGAATTGTTTGAGCGACTGTTCAATGGTCAACCTTTGAGTCAGTACTTAAGTGAGCAGCTTTCAAAACTGAAAAACGCTGATCTAGATAACGAACTAATTTTTAAAAGAAAACTAACAAGACCGCTTGAAGACTACACGGCTAAATCATCGCCTCATGTAAAAGTTGCTCACCAATTGCTTGTATTAACTGGTGACCCCAAATACAGCAAGCGGGGCTGTAAAATTGAATATATCAACACTCTAGCGGGTTCTGAACCCGTAAGCCTTAGAACTTCACCTATTGATTATGATTACTACATCGATAAACAAATAAAGCCAATCGCTGAACCTATTTTTGCCGTAACCAATGAGAGTTTAGTGCAAGTGTTAAGTAACCAGTTAAGCTTGATATGA
- a CDS encoding sulfite exporter TauE/SafE family protein: MLLESSHWLILSGVSIVAGFIDAVVGGGGLLSIPALLSVGMPPHVALGTNKLAACFGSFTSAMTYFRQQFFTPALWYNTAIATFVGAVFGSFLVLAIDNYWLELILPLLIISVALYTLFSPNAIGCKNEISPSQPPNKIKQWLSGFFLGGYDGFAGPGIGAFWTLSASKLYSLPTLNCCGLARSMTLVSNVTALVVFMLQSDVMYDIGIAMGLFMMLGSFIGARFAIRFGSKVIKPIFISVVIVMSIHLAWSNWF; encoded by the coding sequence ATGTTACTAGAAAGTAGCCATTGGCTGATTTTATCGGGAGTAAGTATTGTTGCCGGCTTTATTGACGCCGTGGTCGGTGGCGGTGGATTACTGTCAATTCCTGCTTTACTTTCTGTTGGTATGCCTCCTCATGTTGCCTTAGGCACAAATAAACTTGCTGCCTGTTTTGGTTCATTTACGTCCGCAATGACCTATTTTAGACAGCAGTTCTTTACTCCAGCACTTTGGTATAACACCGCCATTGCCACTTTTGTCGGTGCCGTTTTTGGTAGCTTTTTAGTACTTGCAATTGATAACTATTGGCTCGAATTGATTTTACCTTTGCTCATCATTTCTGTTGCCCTATACACCTTATTCAGCCCAAACGCGATTGGCTGTAAAAATGAAATCAGTCCTAGTCAACCTCCTAATAAAATCAAGCAGTGGCTTAGCGGTTTCTTTCTTGGTGGTTATGATGGATTTGCAGGCCCAGGCATTGGTGCATTTTGGACCTTATCAGCTTCAAAGTTGTACTCTCTTCCAACATTGAACTGCTGTGGACTAGCAAGATCTATGACCTTAGTAAGTAATGTCACCGCCTTAGTCGTATTCATGCTACAGTCAGATGTAATGTATGATATTGGCATAGCTATGGGCTTATTCATGATGCTAGGCTCATTTATTGGGGCGCGCTTTGCTATTCGTTTTGGTTCGAAAGTAATAAAACCAATATTCATAAGTGTGGTCATTGTCATGTCCATTCACCTAGCATGGAGCAACTGGTTTTGA
- a CDS encoding TonB-dependent receptor, protein MFKKTALRVAVCTALSVTASMAYANNVDGTLQGKVVTQSSNSALAGVILIVTNKENGYKKELVADSKGVFNLSNIPVGKYDIRVEKEGYKTSVINDVIIGIGQTSQLDIRLESGDDIEVIQVTGSRIATVDTSSSEASFNVSAAELERLPIAPDVTSVALLAPGVNLGDSRFTDAKGNALATFGGASQAENTYYVNGLNMTNYRNGVGGATIPFLAYDAFQVKTGGYSAEFGRSTGGVVSATTKSGTNEFKFGLQHRQKLGGLYGERPSSRYLSSDCKDKNDTKCNRVGDIIVDNSEDERKGYTTDVYVSAPIIKDTLFFYGLYEMREQKLKDLTSAGTRTLYRNDDSPYYLARLDWNINEDHSLMAWTFNDEGELKSRELIPGKPDATSVAKTGGSSWSVRYTGNITDDFSVSAMAGEVEFRDIVRGSGDKYPVVYDLSARKSLGQWSNFTIRTDTDKRRQYRFDANWYLFDEHNLKFGYDAEKNTSEADTTLSGGIYYAYINYKAGTKLPNGYTITKDGRYSRVRNYKVGGTFDVNNSAFYIEDTWTPTDQLTVNLGLRWESFENLNADGKTFIEMKNQFAPRFGISYDLTGDGEHKVFANLGRYHLPVAANTNVRLAGAETYKHTYYELKGVGEGDVPILGDQLGDVHVIGDGVAPSPDSVTDKNLKPMYQDEFMLGYQGMINEDWSFGAKFTHRKLKNVIDDASVDAAFKKIGKKVHHFVLMNPGRDVTFELDTDKDGKLETYHFTAEQLGYPKAERTYNAVDLVLERAWQDDWMVKASYTWSQLYGNTDGLVKGDNGQDDAGLTTDWDYPYLMDGAYGNLPNDRRHAIKVFGSYAVTDNFSVGMNLNITSGRPRNALGAGYFPDQDSYDYGNTFYVGKKKFSRGSFGRTPWTTKFDFNAKYDLSHFGIAEKAFVQLNVYNVFDSTTPTRYNEIAETGGAFNANPAFGSETSWQTPRTVELLFRAEF, encoded by the coding sequence ATGTTTAAAAAAACAGCATTACGTGTTGCAGTTTGTACGGCTTTATCCGTAACTGCGTCTATGGCATATGCCAATAACGTGGATGGAACCTTACAAGGGAAAGTCGTAACTCAATCGAGTAATTCAGCTTTGGCTGGAGTTATTTTAATCGTTACAAACAAAGAAAATGGATATAAAAAAGAGCTTGTTGCTGATAGCAAAGGGGTATTCAATTTAAGTAACATTCCTGTTGGTAAGTACGATATACGCGTCGAAAAAGAGGGGTACAAAACATCGGTAATAAATGATGTTATTATAGGCATTGGTCAGACTTCTCAACTAGATATTCGTCTTGAGTCTGGTGATGATATTGAAGTTATACAGGTAACTGGTTCACGTATTGCAACAGTTGATACTTCAAGCTCTGAAGCATCCTTTAATGTTTCTGCCGCAGAACTTGAAAGATTACCAATAGCACCGGATGTGACTTCTGTTGCTCTTTTAGCACCTGGAGTTAATTTAGGTGATTCACGCTTTACAGATGCAAAAGGTAACGCTCTTGCAACCTTTGGTGGTGCTTCGCAAGCTGAAAACACATATTATGTTAATGGCTTAAATATGACTAACTATAGAAATGGTGTTGGAGGGGCAACAATTCCATTTTTAGCATACGATGCATTTCAAGTGAAAACTGGTGGTTATTCTGCAGAATTCGGTCGCTCAACAGGTGGTGTTGTTAGCGCAACAACAAAATCTGGAACAAACGAATTTAAATTCGGCTTACAACATAGACAGAAACTTGGTGGACTATATGGGGAGCGCCCTAGCTCAAGATATTTATCTAGCGACTGTAAAGATAAAAATGACACTAAGTGTAATCGTGTCGGAGATATTATCGTAGATAACAGTGAAGATGAAAGAAAAGGTTATACTACCGACGTTTATGTAAGTGCTCCAATCATTAAAGATACTCTGTTCTTTTATGGTCTGTATGAAATGCGAGAGCAAAAACTAAAAGATTTAACCAGTGCAGGAACTAGAACTTTATATCGAAATGATGATTCACCATATTATTTAGCTAGGCTAGATTGGAACATTAATGAAGACCACTCTCTTATGGCTTGGACCTTTAATGATGAAGGTGAATTGAAGTCTAGAGAGCTGATTCCAGGGAAACCAGATGCAACAAGTGTTGCCAAAACAGGAGGTAGTAGCTGGTCTGTTCGCTATACCGGTAACATAACTGATGATTTCAGCGTTTCTGCAATGGCGGGTGAAGTTGAGTTTAGGGACATTGTTAGGGGGTCAGGTGACAAATACCCTGTCGTTTATGATCTTTCAGCTAGAAAATCACTAGGGCAATGGTCAAACTTTACAATTCGTACTGATACAGATAAGAGACGTCAATATCGTTTTGATGCAAATTGGTATTTATTCGATGAGCATAATCTAAAATTTGGTTATGATGCTGAGAAAAATACAAGTGAAGCTGATACAACACTATCTGGTGGTATTTATTATGCCTATATTAACTATAAGGCTGGAACGAAGCTTCCTAACGGTTATACAATAACCAAGGATGGACGTTATTCTCGTGTTAGAAACTATAAAGTAGGTGGTACTTTCGATGTGAATAACTCAGCGTTTTACATTGAAGATACTTGGACACCCACTGATCAGTTAACTGTGAATTTAGGTCTTCGTTGGGAAAGTTTCGAGAACTTAAATGCAGATGGCAAAACATTTATTGAAATGAAAAATCAGTTTGCTCCTCGATTTGGTATTTCTTATGATTTAACCGGTGATGGTGAACATAAGGTTTTCGCTAATTTAGGACGTTATCACCTACCTGTCGCTGCTAATACGAATGTCCGTTTGGCAGGCGCTGAGACATATAAGCATACGTATTATGAGCTAAAAGGTGTTGGTGAAGGCGATGTGCCAATTCTAGGTGATCAATTGGGCGATGTACATGTTATAGGAGATGGTGTCGCTCCTTCTCCTGACAGTGTAACAGATAAGAATCTGAAACCAATGTATCAAGATGAGTTTATGCTTGGTTATCAAGGTATGATTAACGAAGATTGGTCATTTGGGGCTAAGTTTACGCATCGTAAATTGAAGAACGTAATTGATGACGCTAGTGTAGACGCAGCCTTTAAAAAGATTGGAAAAAAAGTTCATCACTTTGTTCTAATGAATCCAGGGCGTGACGTTACCTTCGAATTGGATACGGACAAAGATGGTAAGCTTGAAACATATCATTTCACTGCCGAACAATTGGGTTATCCAAAAGCTGAGCGTACTTATAATGCTGTTGATTTAGTACTAGAGCGGGCATGGCAAGATGATTGGATGGTTAAAGCAAGTTATACTTGGTCTCAACTTTACGGTAATACAGATGGTCTAGTTAAGGGTGATAATGGTCAAGATGATGCCGGTTTAACTACTGATTGGGATTATCCATATCTAATGGATGGGGCATATGGTAATTTACCGAACGATCGTCGCCATGCAATTAAAGTATTTGGTTCATATGCAGTTACAGATAACTTTTCAGTTGGTATGAACTTGAATATTACTTCTGGTCGACCTCGTAATGCATTAGGTGCTGGTTACTTCCCTGACCAAGATTCTTATGATTATGGAAACACTTTCTATGTAGGTAAAAAGAAGTTCTCAAGAGGTAGTTTCGGACGTACTCCTTGGACAACAAAGTTTGACTTCAATGCTAAATATGACTTAAGTCACTTTGGAATTGCTGAAAAAGCATTCGTACAACTGAATGTATATAATGTTTTCGATTCAACAACACCTACTCGTTATAATGAAATTGCTGAAACAGGAGGGGCATTTAACGCCAACCCTGCATTTGGTTCAGAGACCAGCTGGCAAACACCAAGAACTGTTGAGTTATTATTTAGAG
- the dinG gene encoding ATP-dependent DNA helicase DinG, with translation MLTTKIKTRIRAIYKDIAAALPNFVSRREQNYMVAEISKTLAGEYDKHRRIVVVEAGTGIGKSLSYLLGTIPLALEQKKKVIIATATVALQEQLLHKDIPFFHQQAELGFKFGLVKGRQRYVCLSKLEMMIGTDSGGQVAMWQTKPDQTQIKLLEQLLKDFHEGKWNGEIDTLKRPIPDHLWQQISSDKHSCHRMQPNHRLCPFHSARDEMDTWDVLIVNHSLLFADLELGGGVILPDPEDSYYVIDEAHHLPTVARDFSSAQSTVKATADWLEKLMKTVSKLQNQIKSDSVISPAQNLQDHIAEMMSGSKLVSQFFDSHLKLFNNQESRWRFEHGKLPEQLKIPAENLATASKSAVKQFAKVQSILNEAIKDGEIPKHQAESLLTETGFMMQRLEGVSKLWRSMAKEDSAKGAPSARWAELLSGKQGDYLLQASPIEVGFMLENLLWQKAAGVVLCSATLRALNKFDHFCHQVGLTLNDGSRYLALQSPFDYENNGTLYLPKMQCEPTDDNFTQELADKIFQLVEGEAATLVLFASYWQMDKVSELLESKLKTPVLIQGSAPRQELLKQHFQRCDDNKPSIIFGTGSFSEGLDLPGDYLTNLIVTKLPFAVPTSPVEQAHAEYIKLKGGNPFLQLTVPDASRKLIQSCGRLLRKELDYGRVTILDRRLLTKRYGKSLLDALPPFRRVVE, from the coding sequence ATGCTCACAACTAAAATAAAAACTCGCATTCGCGCTATTTACAAAGACATTGCCGCAGCCTTGCCAAACTTTGTATCTCGCCGTGAGCAAAACTACATGGTGGCAGAAATATCAAAAACGCTTGCTGGCGAATACGATAAACATCGCCGAATTGTTGTCGTTGAAGCTGGTACAGGGATTGGTAAATCCCTATCTTATCTATTAGGCACAATCCCACTTGCCTTAGAGCAAAAAAAGAAAGTCATCATCGCAACCGCGACTGTTGCTCTGCAAGAGCAGCTTCTGCATAAAGACATTCCTTTCTTCCACCAGCAAGCCGAGCTAGGATTCAAGTTCGGTTTAGTCAAAGGTCGTCAGCGTTATGTTTGCCTATCAAAATTAGAAATGATGATTGGCACTGATTCGGGTGGTCAGGTAGCTATGTGGCAAACCAAGCCCGATCAAACTCAAATTAAACTACTTGAGCAGCTCCTAAAAGATTTCCATGAAGGTAAATGGAACGGCGAGATTGATACTTTAAAGCGCCCAATTCCAGATCATCTTTGGCAGCAGATTTCATCAGATAAACATTCCTGCCATCGTATGCAGCCAAATCACAGGTTATGCCCATTCCATTCAGCACGTGACGAAATGGATACTTGGGATGTGTTGATCGTAAACCACAGCTTGTTGTTTGCTGATCTTGAATTGGGTGGAGGTGTGATTTTACCCGATCCTGAAGACAGTTATTATGTCATTGACGAAGCACATCACTTACCAACAGTAGCTCGTGACTTTAGCAGCGCTCAATCTACAGTTAAAGCAACAGCTGATTGGTTAGAAAAGCTGATGAAAACCGTGAGTAAGCTGCAAAACCAAATCAAGAGTGATTCGGTCATTTCACCTGCGCAAAATTTACAAGATCATATTGCAGAGATGATGTCTGGTTCAAAGCTGGTTTCACAGTTTTTTGATTCACATTTAAAGCTATTTAATAACCAAGAGTCACGCTGGCGCTTTGAACATGGCAAGCTCCCAGAGCAGCTAAAGATACCAGCAGAAAACCTAGCCACAGCTTCAAAATCTGCGGTAAAGCAATTTGCCAAAGTGCAAAGTATTTTAAACGAAGCCATCAAAGACGGCGAAATACCAAAGCATCAAGCTGAATCACTGTTAACTGAAACAGGCTTTATGATGCAGCGCCTAGAGGGTGTCAGCAAGCTCTGGCGTTCCATGGCAAAAGAAGACTCAGCCAAAGGTGCGCCGTCTGCTCGATGGGCAGAATTATTATCAGGTAAGCAAGGCGATTACTTACTGCAAGCCTCCCCTATTGAAGTCGGCTTTATGCTCGAAAACTTATTATGGCAAAAAGCAGCTGGCGTAGTGTTATGCAGCGCGACATTAAGGGCGTTAAACAAATTCGATCACTTCTGCCATCAAGTTGGATTAACCTTAAATGACGGCAGCCGCTACTTAGCCTTACAATCTCCCTTTGACTATGAAAATAACGGCACTTTGTATTTACCTAAAATGCAATGTGAGCCAACGGACGATAACTTCACTCAAGAGTTAGCGGACAAGATTTTTCAACTCGTAGAAGGTGAAGCTGCAACCCTAGTGTTATTTGCCTCATATTGGCAAATGGATAAAGTCAGTGAACTATTAGAATCAAAATTGAAAACACCTGTATTGATACAAGGTTCAGCTCCAAGACAAGAACTACTCAAACAGCACTTCCAGCGCTGTGATGACAATAAGCCCAGCATTATCTTTGGTACTGGTAGTTTTTCAGAAGGTTTAGATTTACCCGGAGATTATTTAACGAATCTCATTGTGACTAAACTTCCATTTGCGGTGCCAACCTCACCAGTTGAACAAGCTCATGCGGAATACATCAAGCTCAAAGGCGGTAATCCATTTTTACAGCTAACCGTACCAGATGCCTCTAGAAAACTTATTCAAAGTTGTGGTCGACTATTAAGAAAAGAGCTCGACTATGGACGTGTCACAATTCTCGACCGTCGTTTACTCACCAAGCGCTACGGTAAATCACTCTTAGATGCCTTACCACCTTTTCGTAGGGTGGTTGAATAA
- a CDS encoding histone deacetylase family protein — translation MLPIVYHPSYSDLDLPSNHRFPTSKYRDIYQYLLDNQLANPQQFYMPEPASIDDIKTIHCPDYVESLFNNTIDPKVMRRIGFPWSEKLVYRSRHSIAGTALTAKLALEHGRAIHLTGGYHHAHYDFGSGFCVFNDLIYAAVQALKEPNVDNVLIFDCDVHQGDGTATMAQGNDSIITCSLHCGKNFPARKALSDYDIELDKGTSNDDYLATVEETLNLLIRLHQPDLILYDAGVDIHQDDDLGYLNICDQGIAQRDKLVFTLAKQHHIPIAAVIGGGYSRDKQQLIQRHFNLIQQATKLCI, via the coding sequence ATGCTGCCAATTGTTTATCACCCTTCATATTCTGATTTAGATTTACCAAGCAACCATCGCTTTCCCACCAGCAAATATCGCGATATTTATCAGTACTTATTGGATAATCAATTAGCCAATCCACAACAGTTCTACATGCCAGAACCAGCCAGTATTGATGACATCAAAACCATTCATTGCCCTGATTATGTGGAAAGCTTGTTTAACAATACTATTGACCCTAAAGTAATGCGACGAATTGGCTTTCCTTGGAGTGAAAAATTAGTTTACCGAAGTAGGCATTCAATAGCAGGAACCGCATTAACCGCAAAATTGGCATTAGAGCATGGAAGAGCAATACATCTAACAGGTGGCTACCATCATGCCCATTATGATTTTGGTAGTGGCTTTTGTGTTTTTAATGATCTTATATATGCAGCGGTGCAAGCATTAAAGGAACCCAATGTAGATAACGTCTTGATTTTTGATTGCGATGTTCACCAAGGGGACGGTACTGCAACAATGGCACAAGGAAACGACAGCATCATCACCTGCTCGTTACATTGCGGTAAAAATTTCCCAGCCAGAAAAGCGCTTTCAGATTATGATATCGAACTCGATAAAGGCACTTCAAATGATGATTATCTTGCAACAGTTGAAGAAACGTTAAACTTACTCATTCGTTTACATCAACCTGACTTGATTCTGTATGACGCTGGTGTTGATATCCATCAAGATGATGACTTAGGTTATCTTAATATTTGTGACCAAGGTATTGCGCAACGAGATAAGTTAGTATTTACACTCGCAAAGCAGCACCATATCCCTATTGCCGCTGTTATTGGCGGTGGCTATAGCCGTGATAAGCAACAGTTAATACAACGCCACTTCAACTTGATTCAACAAGCTACAAAATTATGCATTTAG